Proteins encoded in a region of the Isosphaeraceae bacterium EP7 genome:
- the fliW gene encoding flagellar assembly protein FliW: MNIVTTRFGLVHASESDLIRIPEGLVGFRTFSQFFLLPDPVVSGLTWLQSVTAAELAFGLVAPPLAISDYRVELRPGDRTALELEDERAALVYLILNRGDGGGLTVNLQGPLVFNLARRLGRQMVLTSSRYAVRYPLDTHQATATTVLPAPTPLRATG; the protein is encoded by the coding sequence GTGAACATCGTCACGACCCGCTTCGGCCTGGTCCATGCTTCGGAGTCGGACTTGATCCGAATCCCCGAAGGCCTGGTCGGGTTCCGCACCTTCAGTCAATTTTTCCTGCTCCCGGACCCGGTGGTCTCGGGCCTGACGTGGTTACAGAGCGTGACCGCGGCAGAGCTGGCCTTCGGGCTGGTCGCCCCGCCTCTGGCGATCAGCGACTACCGGGTCGAGCTCCGGCCGGGCGACCGGACGGCGCTGGAGCTTGAAGACGAGCGTGCGGCCCTGGTCTATCTGATCCTGAACCGCGGCGACGGGGGAGGCCTCACGGTCAACCTCCAGGGGCCGCTGGTCTTCAACCTCGCCCGTCGGCTCGGCCGGCAGATGGTGTTGACCTCCAGCCGCTACGCGGTCCGGTATCCGCTGGACACACACCAGGCGACCGCGACGACCGTGCTGCCGGCGCCGACGCCCTTGCGGGCGACGGGCTAA
- the csrA gene encoding carbon storage regulator CsrA gives MLVLSRHRDESIIIGDDIVITVVDIRGDKVRLGIAAPIEISVHRQEVYEAIQRENKAASRLEPQDARQLENLVPPPLQRGLRRPRVEG, from the coding sequence ATGCTTGTCCTGTCACGACATCGCGACGAGAGCATCATCATCGGCGATGACATCGTCATCACGGTGGTGGATATCCGGGGAGACAAGGTCCGACTGGGGATTGCCGCCCCGATCGAGATCAGCGTGCACCGCCAGGAGGTGTACGAGGCCATCCAGCGCGAGAACAAGGCGGCCAGCCGACTGGAACCCCAGGACGCCCGCCAGCTGGAAAACCTGGTCCCCCCCCCCTTGCAGCGTGGCCTCCGACGGCCGCGCGTGGAAGGCTGA
- a CDS encoding FHA domain-containing protein, with amino-acid sequence MKAELVPENGDAPIPILKDLTVIGRREFCDVFVDHPSLSKRHCVVVKTDGLLIVRDLASTNGTKVKGQRIRWAALLPEDRLSFGLYKVRVYLGPDHLPSPSELRSRADGVKDIDRTPIASERPKASAAPSPISQPSAWSQGDDLSRFASPSPLEIPIVSSAVSDKAEEDNEAGWRGLLGKKDDEIRIDLD; translated from the coding sequence ATGAAAGCTGAACTCGTCCCGGAAAATGGCGATGCACCGATCCCGATCCTCAAGGATCTCACGGTCATCGGCCGCCGGGAGTTCTGCGATGTCTTCGTCGATCACCCGAGTTTATCCAAGCGCCACTGCGTCGTGGTGAAGACCGACGGCCTGCTCATCGTCCGCGACCTTGCCAGCACCAACGGCACCAAGGTCAAGGGACAACGCATCCGCTGGGCGGCCCTACTGCCCGAGGACCGCCTGAGCTTCGGGCTCTACAAGGTTCGCGTCTACCTCGGGCCCGACCACCTGCCGAGCCCCTCCGAGCTGCGGAGCAGGGCCGATGGGGTGAAAGACATCGACCGAACCCCAATCGCGTCCGAGCGGCCGAAGGCCTCCGCGGCGCCATCGCCAATCAGCCAGCCGTCCGCCTGGTCTCAGGGCGATGACCTGTCGAGGTTCGCGTCGCCCTCTCCGCTGGAAATCCCGATCGTCTCGTCGGCCGTCAGCGACAAGGCGGAAGAGGACAATGAGGCCGGGTGGCGGGGACTTTTGGGCAAGAAGGACGACGAGATCCGGATCGACCTGGATTGA
- a CDS encoding DUF1800 domain-containing protein — protein sequence MTESPLLRDPARAWAPYRPNTEAPWDLAAVSHLHRRAGFCPPWHLLQRDLAAGPDEALDRLFAGEEIAADGSTAAEFAVAMDTMGSQLAASSDVGRIRGAWLYRMIHTPHPLRERMTLFWHNHFATSNEKVRNPVLMQRQNDLFREHALGDFGALLTRIGRDPAMLLWLDASANRKARPNENYAREVMELFALGRGQYTELDIREAARAFTGWFVVRDAFRTVVAEHDDQPKTLLGKTGTFDGDDIPSILLGRPACASFVCGKLFRAFVSEVDPPSEALIEPLAAAFRDSGYQVAVPLRMILASTLFHDTAMRRRRVKSPVEYAVGLVRSLEIFRPTVGVDALADACALMGQSLFTPPSVAGWEGGPAWVDTSTMLARANFALALLSPVDKLIGGRCDPLALAGRAGAKPGRETARHFVALLAQDAFSPAIVGRLTADPGGNDEAAAARDVVSRIAASPEYQLA from the coding sequence ATGACCGAGTCTCCTCTCCTCCGCGATCCGGCGCGTGCCTGGGCCCCATACCGCCCGAACACCGAGGCACCCTGGGACCTGGCCGCAGTGAGCCACCTGCATCGCCGGGCGGGTTTCTGCCCTCCCTGGCACCTGCTGCAACGCGACCTCGCCGCCGGGCCCGACGAGGCGCTCGACCGCCTCTTCGCAGGCGAGGAGATTGCCGCCGACGGCTCGACGGCCGCCGAGTTCGCCGTCGCCATGGACACCATGGGCTCGCAACTCGCCGCGTCATCGGACGTCGGCCGGATCCGAGGCGCATGGCTCTACCGGATGATCCACACGCCGCACCCGCTCCGCGAGCGGATGACCCTCTTCTGGCACAACCACTTCGCCACCTCCAACGAGAAGGTGCGCAACCCCGTCTTGATGCAACGCCAGAACGACCTCTTCCGCGAGCACGCCCTGGGAGACTTCGGCGCACTGCTCACCCGCATCGGCCGCGACCCGGCGATGCTCCTCTGGCTCGACGCCTCCGCCAACCGCAAGGCCCGCCCCAACGAGAACTATGCCCGCGAGGTGATGGAACTGTTCGCCCTGGGCCGGGGCCAGTACACCGAGCTCGACATCCGCGAGGCCGCCCGCGCGTTCACGGGCTGGTTCGTCGTGCGCGATGCCTTCCGCACCGTCGTCGCCGAGCACGACGACCAACCCAAGACGCTCCTGGGCAAGACTGGCACGTTCGACGGCGACGACATCCCGTCGATCTTGCTGGGCCGGCCCGCCTGCGCCTCGTTCGTCTGCGGCAAGCTCTTCCGCGCCTTCGTCAGCGAGGTCGACCCGCCCTCCGAGGCGCTCATCGAGCCCCTCGCGGCGGCCTTCCGCGACTCGGGCTACCAGGTCGCCGTCCCGCTGCGAATGATCCTGGCGTCAACCCTGTTCCACGACACCGCCATGCGTCGGCGGAGGGTGAAGTCGCCGGTGGAATATGCCGTCGGCCTGGTCCGTTCGCTGGAAATCTTCAGGCCCACGGTGGGCGTCGACGCCCTGGCCGATGCCTGCGCCTTGATGGGGCAATCGCTGTTCACGCCGCCGAGCGTCGCGGGCTGGGAGGGAGGTCCCGCCTGGGTCGACACGTCGACCATGCTGGCCCGAGCCAACTTCGCCCTCGCCCTGCTCTCTCCCGTCGACAAGCTCATCGGCGGCCGCTGCGACCCCCTCGCGCTGGCCGGGCGCGCCGGGGCGAAGCCGGGCCGGGAGACCGCTCGCCACTTCGTGGCGCTGTTGGCGCAGGACGCCTTCAGCCCAGCGATCGTCGGTCGGCTCACCGCGGATCCGGGGGGGAATGACGAGGCCGCGGCCGCGCGCGACGTCGTCTCGAGAATCGCGGCGTCCCCCGAATACCAGCTCGCCTGA
- a CDS encoding DUF1501 domain-containing protein produces MHGSRRNFFRSSLAASSLVSMGGATVPTFLARSALAASHPAAKSGGDRVLVVIQLIGGNDGLNTVIPHAMDGYAKGRKALRIKSDEVKTITSEIGLHPAMGGFAGLIEGGHAAIIQGVGYPNPDRSHFRSMEIWEGATTAAGKPETGWLGRALDSAPRGSGGDMPGLHLGGHGLPLALRARDATVPSLETLDQFRLRIEGADADRRASRDALDSLTRLDRGPDDALLGFLRRSTLAAFDASRRLEAVVAPKDGGASYPNYGLARRLELIARIIKAGFGTRIYYTSLDGFDTHANQAAPHRALLTELSASLAAFHADLAADGQADRVATLAFSEFGRRVEENASGGTDHGAAAPVFVVGPLAKTGLVGEHPSFDKLDDGDLRFKTDFRRVYADLLGPWLGIPAAPIVGDGHEPVGLFGPEGT; encoded by the coding sequence ATGCACGGTTCCCGACGCAATTTTTTCAGGTCGTCGCTTGCCGCAAGCTCGCTCGTCTCGATGGGCGGGGCCACCGTCCCCACCTTCCTGGCCCGATCGGCGCTGGCCGCAAGCCACCCCGCCGCGAAGTCCGGGGGCGATCGCGTCCTGGTCGTCATCCAGCTCATCGGCGGTAACGACGGGCTGAATACCGTGATCCCGCACGCCATGGACGGGTACGCCAAAGGGCGGAAGGCGCTGCGGATCAAGTCGGACGAGGTGAAGACGATCACCTCGGAGATCGGCCTGCATCCGGCGATGGGTGGCTTCGCCGGCCTGATCGAAGGGGGGCACGCGGCGATCATCCAGGGGGTGGGCTACCCCAACCCCGATCGTTCGCACTTCCGGTCGATGGAGATCTGGGAGGGGGCGACCACCGCGGCCGGCAAGCCCGAGACCGGCTGGCTCGGCCGGGCGCTCGACTCGGCGCCCAGAGGTTCCGGCGGCGACATGCCGGGCCTGCACCTGGGGGGCCACGGCCTGCCGCTGGCGCTGCGGGCCCGCGACGCGACGGTCCCCTCGCTGGAGACGCTCGACCAGTTCCGCCTGCGCATCGAGGGGGCGGACGCCGATCGAAGGGCCTCCCGCGACGCGCTCGACTCGCTCACCCGGCTCGATCGCGGGCCCGACGACGCCCTGCTCGGCTTCCTCAGGCGCAGCACCCTGGCCGCCTTCGACGCGAGCCGACGGCTGGAGGCCGTGGTCGCCCCCAAAGACGGCGGGGCAAGCTATCCCAATTACGGGCTGGCCCGGCGACTGGAACTGATCGCCCGGATCATCAAGGCGGGATTCGGCACGCGCATCTACTATACGTCGCTCGACGGTTTCGACACCCACGCCAACCAGGCGGCCCCGCATCGGGCCCTGCTCACCGAGCTGTCGGCCTCGCTGGCCGCCTTCCACGCCGACCTCGCGGCCGACGGCCAGGCCGACCGGGTGGCGACACTGGCCTTCAGCGAGTTCGGCCGGAGGGTCGAGGAGAACGCGTCCGGCGGCACCGACCACGGTGCGGCCGCCCCCGTCTTCGTCGTCGGGCCGCTGGCCAAAACGGGCCTCGTCGGCGAGCATCCGAGCTTCGACAAGCTTGATGACGGCGACCTCAGGTTCAAGACCGATTTCCGCCGGGTCTACGCCGACCTGCTCGGCCCGTGGCTCGGCATCCCGGCCGCCCCGATCGTGGGGGACGGCCACGAGCCCGTCGGCCTATTTGGCCCCGAAGGCACCTGA
- a CDS encoding helix-turn-helix transcriptional regulator, translated as MKLAEKLYKHMHALGMNQQKLARVSGISDSEVSRVMSGKSQPGLENAWKLAKALNVSVDFLADDKLDEDPGVARPGASALPEAEEQLLKIARQVGLFQAAQVLGLLRFIDFDVAMRRLVDARVAGEQPASRN; from the coding sequence ATGAAACTCGCCGAAAAGCTCTATAAACACATGCACGCGCTCGGAATGAACCAGCAGAAGCTGGCTCGCGTTTCCGGGATCAGCGACTCCGAAGTCTCTCGTGTGATGTCGGGCAAATCGCAGCCCGGCCTGGAGAATGCCTGGAAGCTCGCCAAGGCGCTCAACGTTTCCGTCGACTTCCTCGCCGATGACAAGCTGGACGAGGATCCGGGGGTCGCGAGGCCCGGGGCGTCGGCTTTGCCCGAGGCCGAGGAGCAGCTGCTGAAGATTGCCCGCCAGGTGGGCCTCTTCCAGGCGGCGCAGGTGCTCGGCCTGCTTCGGTTCATCGACTTCGACGTCGCGATGCGCAGGCTGGTCGACGCTCGAGTGGCTGGCGAACAGCCCGCGTCCAGGAATTGA
- the moeB gene encoding molybdopterin-synthase adenylyltransferase MoeB: MSSLPAFDLLGDRPDAETLSSDDVRRYARHLIMPEVATAGQKRLKASRVLCIGAGGLGSPLTLYLAAAGVGTLGLVDFDVVDVSNLQRQIIHTTADVGRPKIDSAEEKLKAINPALKVIRYEFPIDSSNALELFADYDVIIDGTDNFPTRYLVNDACVLLGKANVYGSIFRFDGQASVFFPPHGPCYRCLYPEPPPPDLVPNCAEGGVLGILPGLIGVVQATEAVKLLLGVGRPLIGRLLLYDALDMSVREMKVRKDPKCPICGTNPTIRELIDYDQFCGVAKPGAHEEAQGDSLTPSELKGLRDRGVPHFLLDVRNPEEIDICRISGSTVIPLPELPGRLGELDRSRRIVVHCKSGVRSAKAIDLLKKNGFTKLENLTGGILGWIQDVDPSLPAY; encoded by the coding sequence ATGAGCTCTCTCCCCGCCTTCGACCTGCTCGGCGACCGCCCGGATGCCGAGACCCTCTCCTCCGACGACGTCCGGCGCTACGCACGCCACCTGATCATGCCCGAGGTCGCCACCGCGGGCCAGAAACGCCTCAAGGCGTCGAGGGTCCTCTGCATCGGCGCCGGCGGGCTCGGGTCTCCGCTGACCCTGTACCTGGCCGCCGCCGGCGTGGGGACCCTGGGGCTGGTCGACTTCGACGTCGTCGACGTCTCCAACCTCCAGCGCCAGATCATCCACACCACGGCCGATGTCGGCCGGCCAAAAATCGACAGCGCCGAGGAGAAGCTCAAGGCCATCAACCCGGCCTTGAAGGTGATTCGCTACGAGTTTCCGATCGATAGCTCCAATGCGTTGGAACTCTTCGCCGACTACGACGTCATCATCGACGGGACCGACAACTTCCCGACCCGCTACCTCGTCAACGACGCCTGCGTGCTGCTGGGCAAGGCGAATGTTTACGGGTCGATCTTCCGGTTCGACGGCCAGGCGTCGGTCTTCTTCCCGCCGCACGGCCCTTGCTACCGCTGCCTCTACCCCGAGCCGCCGCCGCCTGACCTGGTGCCGAATTGCGCCGAGGGGGGAGTGCTTGGCATCCTGCCGGGCCTGATCGGCGTGGTCCAGGCGACCGAGGCCGTCAAGCTCCTGCTCGGGGTCGGCCGCCCGCTCATCGGCCGCCTGCTGCTATACGACGCGCTGGACATGTCGGTGCGCGAGATGAAGGTGCGCAAGGACCCGAAGTGCCCGATCTGCGGGACCAATCCCACGATCCGCGAGCTGATCGATTACGACCAGTTCTGCGGGGTCGCCAAGCCGGGCGCCCATGAAGAAGCCCAGGGCGACAGCTTGACCCCGTCGGAGTTGAAGGGCCTGCGGGACCGCGGCGTGCCGCACTTCTTGCTCGACGTGCGCAACCCTGAGGAGATCGACATCTGCCGGATCTCCGGGTCGACGGTCATCCCGCTGCCCGAGCTCCCCGGAAGGCTAGGCGAGCTCGACCGTTCGCGTCGGATCGTGGTGCATTGCAAGAGCGGCGTCCGCAGCGCCAAGGCAATCGATCTGCTGAAGAAGAACGGGTTCACAAAGCTCGAAAACCTGACCGGCGGCATCCTTGGCTGGATCCAGGACGTGGATCCGAGCCTGCCGGCCTACTGA